The following proteins come from a genomic window of Pichia kudriavzevii chromosome 1, complete sequence:
- a CDS encoding uncharacterized protein (PKUD0A06420): MMIAEKPHAIPMNPSQSGSQRQQQSMRSTKQLKSKPANQRPAQQTSNPSKVKPKQKGRSTQANGRKQQPNPQSQQFKNSNSNKKETKDSLLPSSSSPTSPSSSSIKSSNKKNLNRVVIPPRIVDVVFNTSNKSNRNSKRATLKSTADEIKQSTEDIKNVLLSDYSSPCLPDGSRPVFNQTNSSGNNNNNNNNNNNNNKENIKANTNSRRKSPSIEYSQLNAYNIQQLPNGSEPNFGGKTTAISKSPSSSSSNERSKLQSSSSQTSHSTNGSFQYAGSSFHAEPKAVTLPKPSFLKKQL, encoded by the coding sequence ATGATGATCGCTGAGAAGCCACACGCTATTCCAATGAACCCATCCCAAAGTGGTTCACAAAGGCAACAACAGAGCATGAGATCTACAAAGCAGTTAAAGTCGAAACCAGCCAACCAACGGCCGGCACAACAGACGTCAAACCCATCCAAGGTGAAACCAAAACAAAAGGGAAGGTCTACTCAAGCTAACGGGAGGAAACAACAGCCTAACCCGCAATCTCAACAATTtaaaaattccaattcaaataaaaaggaaactaAAGATTCCCTACTAccttcctcctcctcaccaacatcaccatcatcatcctccATCAAGTCCAGCAATaaaaagaatttgaatAGGGTGGTTATTCCTCCTAGAATAGTTGACGTTGTGTTCAATACCAGCAACAAATCTAACAGAAATTCTAAAAGAGCAACCTTGAAAAGTACAGCTGATGAAATAAAACAGTCAACTGAAGATATCAAGAATGTGCTTTTATCAGATTACTCGTCACCATGCCTTCCAGATGGGTCTAGACCAGTTTTCAATCAAACCAATTCAAGtggtaataataataataataacaacaataataacaacaacaataaggaaaatattAAAGCAAATACAAATAGCAGGAGAAAGTCCCCATCCATTGAATATTCCCAGTTGAATGCATATAATATCCAACAATTACCAAATGGTAGCGAACCTAACTTTGGTGGCAAGACCACTGCAATATCCAAATCACCTAGTTCATCCTCTTCTAATGAAAGGTCCAAATTACAAAGTTCGTCATCGCAAACCTCCCACTCCACAAACGGTAGTTTCCAATACGCAGGCTCCTCATTCCATGCAGAACCTAAAGCAGTTACTTTACCAAAACCATCATTCTTAAAGAAACAACTTTGA
- a CDS encoding uncharacterized protein (PKUD0A06450; similar to Saccharomyces cerevisiae YDR135C (YCF1); ancestral locus Anc_8.303): MFHFDLTNFQPIESLGLNSYLFQGGFDISSENVRINSLLNNNQTFPVFQCGCHDAEGYTLVTDLGDPSPCLINGVFLNALLLYFIIHGSYTIKQLRKSKNISSKANAMFIFKLLLISCQLVLQLAIFYVTTKSVSGEAYYSDSIWISTLAALVAVPIAFLLSYIEFFKSYVAQTPLIIFWLFNSIIGLFRIVNITLRKQSAFEVFAVSSFVTNSLLILILELSFAPKLNVDPLEKVSIYDYSNFFSRISFAWMTPLMQKGYQKFLLQSDLPPLPKFLKTEVLSNSLEDQWNVQLNKGKPSLFWALAKAFGRPFLAGGCFKVIQDCIAFTQPQLLKNLILFVNDYYNDPTTPITRGFMIVAAMFGLSVLQTASLHQYFERVFDTGIKVKSSLTSLVYQKSLRLSVEAKSEKSTGDIVNLMSVDTQRLQDLCQNLQLIWSGPFQIILCLTSLYSLVGNAMWFGVMILLVTIPLNTQVFKIQKNLQKTQMVIKDERTGLISEILNNIKSLKLYAWENPYMEKLTYVRNEKELKNLRKIGIFQAGNQFIFNSTPFMVSCSTFALFIILYPGVPLSTDLVFTALALFNLLGFPLVTLPWTIGNIIESQVAVKRLTDFLTADEIEDDAVTRYPPVRQSGAEAVRIENADFLWSRDPYKTALTGVNYSAQKGKLNCILGKVGSGKSAIIQALLGSLHRTKGSASIAGSVAYVPQTAWIMNGTIKDNILFGCKYDPVFYEKTLNACALLPDLKILADGDATQVGEKGISLSGGQKARLSLARAVYARADVYLMDDVLSAVDEHVGKHISKNVLGPHGLLKNKCRILATNSMAVLKYSDHLTLMSGGKITEEGTYYDIIARKGDSELSNVIRDYGRKDQDDDTIIKSATGSTVVPESANLSEEMHTSSSATLLDSVKNHEEAEDRKAEPEDFVAGIIEQEKMQSQSGRDEKHEQGKVDWNVYITYAKACGIGHVIILIVFIVIAMSLSVTSNIWLKHWSEINTAIGENPDPWYYLGIYFLFCISAVFFTMFQSLTQWLLCSISGSKYLHQIMLSSVLRAPMQFFETTPIGRILNRFSNDIYKIDETLFRVFSMFFNNTIKVSFTILVIIYSTWQFIFFVIPMFFIYRYYQKYYLYTSRELKRLESVSRSPIFAHFQETLTGVSIIKAYDQVKRFTFLNQHKMDVNMSAYHPSVTANRWLAVRLELLGSFIILGSSGLLILTLKSGHVTPGLVGLSVSYALQVTQSLNWIVRMTVDIESNIVSVERVMEYATLPHEAPAVIEDKRPAANWPFNGEIEFKNYSTRYREDLDLVLKNINLSIKDKEKIGIVGRTGAGKSSLTLAIFRIIEAVEGHIEIDDVDTSKIGLLDLRSKLSIIPQDSQIFKGTIRSNLDPVEQYSDEELWDALKLSHLDKHVQQMYDEYDSKEEIGFNGLLVPISEGGSNLSAGQRQLMCLARALVKKNCKVLILDEATANVDVHTDSIVQQTIRSAFADRTILTIAHRLNTIIDSDRIIVLEQGRVKEFDTPTNLLKKKDSLFYSLCKEGGLVTSDSQ; this comes from the coding sequence ATGTTTCATTTTGACCTTACAAACTTTCAACCAATAGAAAGTTTGGGCCTGAACTCATATCTTTTCCAAGGGGGGTTTGATATCAGTTCTGAAAATGTCCGGATAAACTCATTGCTGAACAATAACCAAACTTTCCctgtttttcaatgtgGTTGCCACGATGCAGAGGGCTATACATTGGTTACAGACCTGGGCGATCCATCCCCATGTTTAATCAACGGTGTCTTTCTGAATGCTTTACTGTTGTATTTCATCATTCATGGTTCTTATACAATTAAACAACTAAGGAAGTCCAAGaatatttcttcaaaagcCAATGCAATGTTTATATTTAAACTACTCCTAATTTCTTGTCAGTTGGTCTTGCAGCTTGCTATTTTCTACGTAACTACAAAGTCCGTTTCGGGTGAAGCATACTATAGTGATAGTATTTGGATATCTACATTGGCTGCCTTAGTGGCAGTTCCAATTGCATTCCTTTTGTCTTATATCGAGTTCTTTAAGAGCTATGTTGCTCAGACTCCATTGATTATTTTCTGGCTCTTCAATTCGATCATAGGCCTTTTCCGTATTGTCAACATCACTCTCAGAAAGCAATCTGCCTTTGAGGTGTTTGCAGTTTCGTCATTTGTCACCAACTCCTTACTAATCTTAATCCTTGAACTCTCGTTTGCACCTAAGTTGAACGTTGATCCATTGGAAAAGGTCAGTATCTACGACTactccaattttttttcgagAATTTCATTCGCCTGGATGACACCATTGATGCAGAAGGGatatcaaaagtttttacTTCAATCTGATTTACCTCCTCTGCcaaagtttttgaaaacagaGGTCTTGTCCAACAGTTTGGAAGATCAGTGGAATGTGCAACTGAACAAAGGGAAACCATCTCTATTTTGGGCGCTTGCAAAAGCTTTTGGTAGGCCATTCCTTGCAGGAGGTTGTTTCAAGGTAATCCAGGATTGTATTGCCTTCACACAACCCcagttattgaaaaacttgattcTTTTTGTTAACGATTATTATAATGACCCCACTACACCAATAACTAGGGGGTTTATGATTGTTGCTGCCATGTTTGGTTTGTCAGTTTTGCAGACTGCTTCCCTAcatcaatattttgaaagagtaTTTGACACTGGTATCAAGGTAAAGTCTTCATTGACATCATTGGTTTACCAAAAGTCTCTGAGGTTATCCGTCGAGGCGAAAAGTGAAAAGAGTACAGGTGATATTGTCAATTTGATGTCGGTTGACACTCAAAGGTTACAAGATTTGTGCCAGAATTTACAGCTTATTTGGTCGGGGCCTTTCCAAATCATTCTTTGTTTGACCTCGCTATACTCATTAGTGGGTAATGCTATGTGGTTTGGTGTGATGATTCTCTTAGTTACTATTCCACTGAACACCCAGGTTTTTAAAATCCAGAAGAACTTACAAAAGACCCAGATGGTTATTAAAGACGAAAGAACAGGTCTCATCTCAGAAATCTTGAATAACATCAAATCCTTGAAATTGTATGCATGGGAAAATCCCTACATGGAGAAATTGACATATGTTAGGAATGAAAaggaattgaagaatttgagaaaaatagGTATTTTCCAAGCCGGTAATCAATTCATCTTTAACTCAACACCATTTATGGTCAGTTGTTCAACATTTGCGTtgtttattattttgtATCCAGGAGTTCCATTGTCTACCGATTTGGTCTTTACAGCATTGGCTTTGTTCAACTTGCTAGGATTTCCATTAGTTACCTTACCATGGACAATCGGTAATATCATTGAGTCTCAAGTTGCTGTCAAGAGGTTAACTGATTTCTTAACTGCGGacgaaattgaagatgatgcCGTTACGAGATACCCTCCAGTTAGACAGAGTGGTGCTGAAGCTGTTAGAATCGAAAATGCTGATTTCTTATGGTCTAGAGACCCATACAAGACTGCTTTGACAGGAGTCAACTATAGCGCACAAAAGGGCAAACTGAATTGTATTTTGGGCAAAGTCGGTTCTGGTAAATCTGCAATAATTCAGGCTTTGTTAGGTAGCTTACACAGAACTAAAGGATCAGCATCTATTGCGGGAAGTGTTGCTTACGTTCCTCAAACTGCATGGATTATGAACGGGACAATCAAGGATAACATTTTATTTGGCTGCAAGTACGATCCCGTATTCTATGAAAAGACATTAAATGCTTGTGCTTTGCTACCTGATCTAAAGATTTTGGCTGATGGTGATGCTACCcaagttggagaaaaaGGTATTAGTTTATCAGGTGGACAAAAGGCAAGACTATCGTTAGCACGTGCAGTCTACGCTAGGGCTGATGTTTATTTAATGGACGATGTTTTGAGTGCCGTTGATGAACATGTTGGTAAACATATCTCTAAGAATGTTTTAGGTCCACATGgtttattgaaaaataagTGCAGAATATTAGCAACTAATAGTATGGCTGTTCTAAAGTATTCAGATCATTTGACACTGATGTCTGGTGGTAAGATTACCGAAGAAGGCACTTATTATGACATTATTGCACGTAAGGGAGACTCGGAGCTCTCCAATGTTATCAGAGATTACGGTAGAAAAGACCAGGACGATGACACTATTATCAAGTCAGCAACTGGCTCAACAGTTGTACCGGAATCTGCTAATCTTTCAGAAGAGATGCATACCAGCAGCTCTGCAACTTTACTCGATAGTGTGAAGAACCACGAAGAGGCAGAAGATCGTAAGGCAGAACCTGAGGATTTTGTTGCTGGTATCATAGAGCAGGAGAAAATGCAGTCTCAATCAGGAAGAGATGAGAAGCATGAACAAGGTAAAGTTGATTGGAATGTTTATATCACATATGCAAAGGCTTGTGGTATTGGCCATGTGATTATTTTGATTGTGTTCATTGTAATTGCAATGTCCTTATCTGTTACTTCGAATATTTGGTTGAAACACTGGTCCGAAATCAATACAGCCATTGGAGAAAATCCTGATCCATGGTACTATTTGGGTAtttatttcttgttctGCATTTCTGCCGTATTCTTTACCATGTTCCAATCCTTGACCCAATGGTTATTATGTTCTATTTCTGGCTCTAAATACTTGCATCAAATCATGCTAAGCTCAGTTTTAAGAGCACCGATGCAGTTCTTTGAGACCACGCCAATTGGTAGAATCCTGAACAGGTTTTCTAATgatatttacaaaattgatgaaactttGTTTAgagttttttcaatgttcttcaacaacactATCAAAGTCAGTTTCACTATTTTGGTTATTATTTATTCTACTTGGCAGtttatcttctttgttATTCCTATGTTTTTCATATACAGGTACTATCAGAAATACTATCTATACACATCAAGagaattgaagagattAGAATCAGTTTCTAGGTCTCCTATCTTTGCACATTTCCAGGAAACATTGACCGGTGTCTCGATAATCAAGGCTTATGACCAAGTGAAGAGatttacatttttgaatCAGCATAAGATGGATGTTAATATGAGTGCCTATCATCCTTCCGTGACTGCAAATAGATGGTTGGCTGTGAGATTAGAGCTTTTGGGTTCATTTATAATTCTTGGCTCATCCGGTCTATTGATTCTAACTTTGAAGTCCGGACATGTTACTCCAGGTTTAGTTGGTCTTTCTGTTTCTTATGCACTACAGGTCACGCAGTCACTTAATTGGATTGTCAGAATGACCGTTGACATCGAGTCGAACATTGTTTCGGTAGAGAGAGTTATGGAGTATGCAACACTACCTCATGAAGCTCCAGctgttattgaagataaaagACCAGCAGCTAATTGGCCATTCAACggtgaaattgaatttaaaAACTATTCGACTAGGTATAGAGAGGACCTCGATTTAGTTctcaaaaatatcaatctATCGATCAAGGATAAGGAGAAAATTGGTATTGTTGGTCGGACCGGTGCAGGTAAATCTTCATTAACATTGGCTATTTTCCGTATCATTGAAGCGGTCGAGGGTcatattgaaattgatgatgttgacaCTAGTAAAATAGGACTTCTTGATTTGAGGTCAAAGTTGTCCATCATCCCCCAGGATTCACAGATCTTCAAAGGCACCATTAGATCCAATTTGGATCCTGTGGAGCAGTATTCTGATGAAGAGCTATGGGATGCATTGAAGCTGTCACACCTAGACAAACATGTTCAACAGATGTATGATGAATATGATAGcaaggaagaaattggattTAATGGACTACTTGTTCCAATTTCTGAAGGCGGTTCCAATTTGTCTGCTGGTCAAAGGCAGTTAATGTGTCTTGCTAGAGCAttggtgaagaagaactgtaaagttttgattttggacGAAGCAACTGCAAATGTTGATGTCCACACTGATTCCATTGTACAACAGACTATCAGATCTGCATTTGCAGATAGAACTATTTTGACAATTGCTCATAGACTAAACACCATTATTGACAGTGACAGAATCATTGTTTTAGAACAGGGCAGAGTCAAGGAATTTGACACTCCAACGAAtctcttgaagaaaaaggatTCCCTTTTTTACTCACTCTGTAAAGAAGGTGGTTTGGTCACCAGTGACAGCCAATGA
- a CDS encoding uncharacterized protein (PKUD0A06430; similar to Saccharomyces cerevisiae YOR291W (YPK9); ancestral locus Anc_8.758), protein MPKSVKPNQRNSDAHHQKMKDNCNSNTIEPMTIGRNSISRHRDSVSTNRSLSRSRSRSRSRSHSRQGSLSRAASVLNHYGPTHVDVNETEMFSGAASNVIPSSISSFHHHNHFRSPHLSSQSAQENGIDHLVLDHSDIDDNESHHVTFKNNEDLRLVHNESDIDLLEGYESEATDFLERSNFKFFKPQDIEAAKGVSSIARFTSNDDYHENTKVDYDTNWNSFADDYSINNYSVHTSNADRVSTADSHTKLYDNDESSDSYGSTEDNPYSEFFRGDAERALIENEEQELHIYEEDEQYEDMITKQEWEKTTKERESIKLHDKFFKKFPAINQSQRFYIAEEDLVVGIAGYQTTWIKLFIYNFICICTFGSFALLCRWIPKYRIKMMGHQVPLAKAEWLVIEDEFGSLEMPSVDRKWYNRNMSTYLPPKKMNDENVDNEGSEEIVDIKSSNTGASKAYTIDDVDPIVPILISFEYRYMKLFYDPIDDLFKLPNNWIDEKWCHYPDIKDGITETNYKLRKMIFGENVIGIKEKGITTLLIDEVLHPFYVFQIFSIFLWLADNYYYYAFCIFMISILSVTESLIETRSTMERMRDMSRFQCEVRVWRSGFWKEVTSDDLVPGDIYEISDPSLQVLPCDSILLTGDCIVNEAMLTGESVPVSKIAITPELVKELELEFNSTKFSSQFAKSYLYNGTKIIRVRYGQSDEDGGNEPATALVIRTGFNTTKGALIRSILFPKPVGFKFYEDSFKYIGFMTMIAGFGFIISTINFIKLGLGWDIIILRALDLITIVVPPALPATLTIGTNFALNRLKQKNIFCIAPMRVNVGGKLDVMCFDKTGTLTEEGLDIMGIHISSPKRDRKEHEFSELEKNIDIKNCEIPNAQKIFTAMLTCHSLKLINDIPVGDPLDENMFSFTKWNMIEDPSESVTLSKFINSRHLLTSSSPILFQNNEDDDFYVQLKEFEFISKLRRMSTICVKSSVNSIGETDKLEVFVKGAPEVIETICLPETIPENYNELLYHYTHNGFRIIACATKSLKHPKRIPATDLSFIGQLTRENVESDLEFIGFIVFENKLKESTTSTISQLHDAAIRTIMCTGDNILTAVSVGRECSIIKGSARVYIPTFDYECFEEQAEETSVEENVQAKGIPPIIWTEVDNPDMELDRTTLAPLGIHEDDNYCLAVTGDVFKYILTELDDKQDYLENILMRSSIFARMSPDEKHELVNQLQKLDYTVGFCGDGANDCGALKAADIGISLSEAEASVAAPFTSRIFEISCVLDVIKEGRASLVTSFSCFQYMSLYSAIQFISVSILYKEGSNLGDFQFLYIDLMLIIPIAIFMSWAKPYDKVVKKKPTANLISPKIIVSLVGNIMLIFIGQLAVWYWVKNAKYPWYIKPIPGNDDEVSSTDNTVLFFYSTFQYILVALMLTVGPPYREPVVNNIPFIMTIVGTIFVSLILMCIDVNSWFGNLMDLTWLSFEVKFGLFTGAIVNYVMLELSNKYVFSRLSRFVKRFTKRGGSNKRFKKLRKEFKKLV, encoded by the coding sequence ATGCCAAAATCGGTTAAGCCTAACCAGAGGAACAGTGATGCGCATCAtcagaaaatgaaagaCAATTGTAATTCCAATACCATTGAGCCTATGACGATTGGTAgaaattcaatatcaagGCATCGTGATTCGGTAAGTACGAACCGCTCACTTTCAAGGTCAAGGTCAAGGTCAAGGTCACGATCACATTCACGGCAAGGATCACTATCCCGGGCAGCATCGGTTTTGAACCATTATGGGCCTACACATGTTGATGTCAATGAAACTGAAATGTTCTCAGGGGCTGCATCGAACGTTATACCTAGTTCGATATCttcatttcatcatcataatcaCTTTCGATCACCACATCTGTCAAGTCAAAGTGCCCAGGAGAACGGCATAGACCATCTTGTTCTGGATCATAGTGATATAGACGACAATGAGAGTCATCATGTCACGTTTAAGAACAATGAAGATTTGCGTCTGGTTCATAATGAATCAGATATTGATTTATTGGAAGGATATGAATCTGAGGCGACTGACTTTCTCGAGCGTTCAaacttcaagtttttcaaaccCCAAGATATCGAAGCTGCCAAGGGTGTCTCATCAATTGCGAGATTTACAAGTAATGATGATTATCATGAAAACACTAAGGTTGACTACGATACAAATTGGAATTCGTTTGCAGACGACTACTCAATTAATAATTACTCTGTACATACAAGTAATGCCGATAGAGTATCAACTGCAGACTCTCATACAAAATTGTACGATAATGATGAAAGCTCAGACTCCTATGGAAGTACCGAAGACAACCCGTATAGTGAATTTTTCAGAGGTGATGCGGAACGTGCActaattgaaaatgaagagcAAGAACTTCACATATACGAGGAAGATGAACAATACGAAGACATGATAACAAAGCAAGAATGGGAGAAAACTACAAAGGAACGTGAGTCCATCAAATTACACGataaattcttcaaaaaattcCCGGCTATTAACCAAAGTCAGCGGTTCTATATagctgaagaagatttAGTTGTTGGTATTGCGGGATATCAGACTACATGGATCAAGTTATTTATCTACAATTTTATCTGTATATGCACGTTTGGATCCTTTGCTTTACTTTGCAGATGGATACCCAAGTACAGAATTAAGATGATGGGTCATCAGGTGCCTTTAGCTAAAGCAGAATGGTTGgtcattgaagatgaatttgGCTCTCTGGAGATGCCTTCTGTTGACCGGAAATGGTACAATAGGAACATGAGTACATACTTACCCCCtaaaaaaatgaatgatgaaaatgtcGACAATGAAGGTAGCGAAGAAATAGTTGACATCAAGTCTTCTAACACAGGTGCAAGCAAAGCGTACACTATTGACGATGTTGATCCGATTGTCcctattttgatttcatttgaatATAGGTATATGAAGTTGTTCTATGATccaattgatgatttattcaaattacCCAACAATTggattgatgaaaaatggtGCCATTATCCGGATATTAAAGACGGGATCACAGAAACTAACTATAAGTTGCGTAAGATGATCTTTGGCGAAAATGTGATTGgaataaaggaaaagggTATAACCACGTTATTGATTGATGAGGTTTTACATCCTTTCTACGTCTTTCAGATATTCTCAATATTTCTATGGCTTGCTGAcaattattattattatgCCTTCTGTATTTTCATGATCTCCATTTTATCAGTTACGGAATCTCTCATTGAAACGCGATCAACTATGGAAAGAATGAGAGACATGTCCAGGTTTCAATGTGAAGTGAGAGTTTGGAGAAGTGGCTTTTGGAAAGAGGTTACTTCTGATGATTTGGTTCCTGGTGATATCTATGAAATTTCCGATCCTTCTCTACAAGTTTTACCATGTGATTCTATCTTGCTAACAGGTGATTGTATCGTAAATGAGGCTATGTTAACAGGGGAATCTGTTCCTGTTTCAAAAATTGCGATTACACCTGAATTGGTAAAAGAGCTAGAGCTTGAGTTTAATAGCacaaagttttcaagtCAATTTGCAAAATCGTATCTCTACAACGGTACTAAGATTATAAGAGTAAGATACGGACAGTCTGACGAAGATGGCGGAAACGAACCTGCAACTGCTTTAGTTATCAGAACTGGCTTTAACACAACCAAGGGTGCTTTGATTAGATCTATTTTGTTTCCGAAACCAGTAGGATTCAAATTTTATGAGGATTCTTTCAAGTATATTGGATTCATGACTATGATTGCAGGTTTTGGCTTTattatttcaacaataaatttTATAAAGTTAGGATTGGGTTGGGATATTATTATTCTGCGTGCCCTTGACCTCATTACCATTGTTGTTCCACCTGCATTGCCCGCAACTTTAACGATTGGTACCAACTTTGCTCTAAACAGActgaaacaaaagaatatCTTCTGTATTGCACCTATGCGTGTAAACGTTGGTGGTAAGTTAGATGTCATGTGCTTTGACAAAACGGGTACGTTGACCGAAGAAGGGTTGGATATTATGGGTATACATATATCAAGCCCTAAAAGAGATAGGAAAGAGCATGAGTTTAGTGAATTGGAAAAGAATATAGATATCAAGAACTGtgaaattccaaatgcCCAAAAGATATTCACAGCCATGTTAACATGCCATTCTTTAAAGCTAATCAATGATATTCCTGTTGGTGATCCATTAGATGAGAATATGTTTTCATTCACAAAATGGAATATGATTGAAGATCCAAGTGAAAGTGTGACACTGAgtaaatttatcaattcaAGGCATTTGCTAACTTCATCCTCTCCTATTTTATTTCAGaacaatgaagatgacgacTTTTATGTGCAGCTGaaagaatttgagtttATCTCGAAATTGAGAAGGATGTCGACTATATGTGTCAAGTCATCTGTTAACTCAATTGGTGAAACAGATAAGCTCGAGGTTTTTGTTAAGGGGGCACCCGAGGTTATTGAAACGATCTGTTTGCCAGAAACCATTCCTGAAAATTATAATGAATTACTTTATCATTATACACACAATGGTTTTAGGATTATTGCTTGCGCAACcaaaagtttgaaacatCCGAAGAGGATCCCTGCTACTGACCTATCATTTATTGGGCAACtaacaagagaaaatgtAGAATCTGATCTTGAATTTATTGGATTTATTGTATTTGAGAACAAGTTGAAAGAATCTACGACTAGTACCATTTCTCAATTGCATGATGCGGCTATAAGGACTATCATGTGTACAGGTGATAATATTTTAACTGCCGTTAGCGTTGGTCGGGAATGCTCGATTATCAAAGGTTCTGCAAGGGTTTATATTCCTACTTTTGATTACGAGtgttttgaagaacaagCAGAAGAAACAAGTGTTGAGGAGAACGTCCAAGCAAAAGGTATCCCACCTATAATTTGGACTGAAGTAGATAATCCAGATATGGAGTTGGATAGAACCACACTGGCACCGTTAGGTATTcatgaagatgataatTATTGTCTAGCTGTAACTGGTGATGTCTTCAAATATATTTTAACAGAGCTAGATGACAAGCAAGATTaccttgaaaatatatTGATGAGAAGTTCCATATTTGCAAGAATGTCACCAGATGAGAAACACGAATTAGTCAATCAACTACAGAAATTGGATTACACCGTGGGATTCTGTGGAGATGGTGCAAATGATTGTGGTGCATTGAAGGCTGCTGATATTGGTATCTCCTTAAGTGAGGCGGAAGCATCAGTTGCTGCACCGTTTACGTCTCGTATTTTTGAGATTTCCTGTGTTTTGGATGTTATTAAGGAAGGAAGGGCCTCTTTAGTAacaagtttttcttgtttccaATATATGTCACTTTATTCAGCAATTCAATTCATTTCTGTTTCGATCTTGTACAAGGAGGGTTCTAACTTAGGTGATTTCCAATTCTTGTACATCGATTTGATGCTAATTATTCCCATTGCTATCTTCATGTCATGGGCAAAACCATATGACAAAGtagtgaagaaaaagcCAACAGCCAATTTGATATCTCCGAAAATTATTGTTTCATTGGTAGGCAATATCATGCTAATATTTATTGGGCAGCTTGCAGTGTGGTACTGGGTGAAAAACGCAAAATACCCCTGGTACATCAAACCTATTCCTggtaatgatgatgaggtGAGTAGCACGGATAACactgttttgtttttctacAGCACATTCCAATATATTCTTGTTGCGTTGATGTTAACAGTAGGCCCTCCATATAGGGAGCCAGTTGTGAACAATATTCCTTTTATTATGACTATTGTTGGTACGATTTTTGTTTCACTCATATTGATGTGTATTGATGTTAATTCTTGGTTTGGAAACTTAATGGACTTGACTTGGTTGAGTTTCGAGGTCAAATTTGGATTGTTCACGGGCGCAATTGTGAACTATGTTATGTTAGAGCTGAGCAACAAGTATGTGTTCAGCAGACTCTCGAGATTTGTGAAGAGGTTTACCAAGCGGGGTGGAAGTAACAAGagattcaagaaattgagaaagGAATTTAAGAAGTTGGTTTGA
- a CDS encoding uncharacterized protein (PKUD0A06440; similar to Saccharomyces cerevisiae YIL065C (FIS1); ancestral locus Anc_7.255) codes for MSQEKFSTFPDPKEVFIPLSEEQLAILEAQVEAEQPIATVQSQFNFAWGLIKSKDTQDVKSGINIMAEIFKEVPSRRTEFIYYLALACFKIKEYREATRYIDTLLLHQPDNPHAVALKKMIDNEIAKDSLIGFAIISTGIAVVAGITSFFLKRNK; via the coding sequence ATGTCACAGGAGAAATTCAGCACGTTCCCTGATCCGAAAGAGGTTTTCATTCCTCTCAGCGAGGAACAATTGGCCATTCTCGAGGCTCAGGTCGAAGCAGAACAACCAATAGCAACTGTCCAGAGCCAGTTTAACTTTGCATGGGGATTAATCAAATCCAAGGACACACAGGATGTAAAGAGTGGGATAAATATCATGGCGGAGATCTTCAAGGAGGTTCCAAGTAGAAGGACAGAGTTTATTTACTACCTGGCTCTTGCCtgtttcaaaatcaaagagtACAGAGAGGCAACGAGATACATAGATACCCTGCTCCTACATCAGCCTGATAATCCGCATGCCGTtgcattgaaaaagatgattgataatgaaattGCCAAGGACAGTTTGATAGGATTTGCAATTATAAGTACGGGAATTGCAGTTGTAGCTGGTATAACAAGCTTTTTTCTAAAACGCAACAAGTAG